One Aegilops tauschii subsp. strangulata cultivar AL8/78 chromosome 7, Aet v6.0, whole genome shotgun sequence genomic window carries:
- the LOC141026995 gene encoding uncharacterized protein, with amino-acid sequence MDKHPEPPAAAIRDLNIEARVPIHLDSSSTSYYAWKTYFNLVLLKYYLTEHIDGSVDGDNMKGDPEWSAIEAMLIRWFYQTVSKDIFHTVVAKDDIACAMWTKINALFTDNKLQRLVFLQQEFFGCHQDNSTIDEYCMRLKMLANELHDISNKVSDDLMPSTLTAGLNEDFNNAASNLTLLRSPPFNASSRTSSLRSAG; translated from the exons ATGGACAAACAC CCCGAGCCCCCTGCCGCCGCCATCCGCGACCTCAATATCGAGGCCCGGGTCCCCATCCACCTCGACAGCTCGAGCACCTCGTACTACGCGTGGAAGACCTACTTCAACCTTGTCCTCCTCAAGTACTATCTCACCGAGCACATCGACGGCTCCGTGGACGGCGACAACATGAAGGGCGATCCGGAGTGGTCCGCCATTGAGGCCATGCTCATCCGGTGGTTTTATCAAACCGTCTCAAAGGACATCTTCCACACGGTTGTCGCCAAGGACGACATCGCTTGTGCCATGTGGACCAAGATCAACGCGCTCTTCACTGACAACAAACTTCAGCGCCTTGTTTTCTTGCAGCAGGAGTTCTTCGGCTGTCACCAGGACAACTCCACCATTGATGAGTATTGCATGAGGCTCAAGATGCTCGCCAATGAGCTTCACGACATCAGTAACAAAGTCTCCGATGACCTCATGCCGAGCACCCTCACCGCCGGCCTCAACGAGGACTTCAACAACGCGGCGTCCAACCTCACCTTGCTGCGCAGCCCACCTTTCAACGCGTCGTCGCGTACCTCAAGCTTGAGGAGCGCCGGATGA